The following are encoded in a window of Brettanomyces bruxellensis chromosome 9, complete sequence genomic DNA:
- a CDS encoding uncharacterized protein (BUSCO:EOG09261KRX): MYRSIGTTKAGLVWHATRCLSQRVEIKSLNSSSPIAFNVNIMKAPSNFGYASSRVNRPYNEDRYQAGILDMDLNIKKVGDETSNSVDAYLNGRINKLTEPAYTNNYLHQKVFNYSVFDGHGGGECSEYLKSHLLESVERLQITEETIDFLMQFYRKKIGGYWKRWYRRENQQLLNAMGLGRVLKENESKELLLKSRKLHDSKTKLWQLPEFASQVTPYDFFKLRVFLSFLYVDYQFLTYENMFNHTEEYKVQHIQGYQNSMTGQEQVKMINSGSTCTSAFIYCVDKDNNDPDGYYFHDNVLSRLLVAQVGDTRAILCDKNGVAHALTRDHHPSNPTESRRLTKFSANLIMTDSFGEERYLNLANTRSFGDISAKDVGVSAEPEFFDYLIGDPAKMEKYIQTHGDHLKKVGVKWFGGDECFLALVSDGVTNCMTDQEVVDVITSTTDARGTPKEAATQVDHFVEDVGGDDNATCCIVRLNGWGKWPKIDRTKELREDRLVDNAGKTTLLEEVKSLYIPNYKKLPKSRILPTMGQNIATVKVDGVYLKIWDVGSQSSLRVLWNEYYNKAHAIILVVDSCDNDRLQRCITGMKEINANNQAEGLPILMLANKQDLKSPDKMELANLKQLFNPVAENLNAQDSRVLPVSAVTGEGVKEAIGWIQARVTRNKLNRKPNYRKHRPMFSLIGRTIRVQSRRGITFQKLLSPQIRSLFIQTQETPNENALKFIPSGAVLLPSPKAPTVEVDGIKDALEKSELAFKLLMLLGYNFLTVVKKTDGEMKDNKKVPDWSVLKPQIFSIMTEHLTMGRPVLTDKYYDYIAGKMADQNRKEEEERDAEELEEEDEEIDPNDEVVELVKEMLVTRIQPAIQEDGGDIKFLKWDGETGTVYLRLIGACKSCSSSEITLKNGIEEMLKYYIDEVKSVEQVDEEALSEDSDPSQEFAEQPKNFKNAKLDDVPPSL; the protein is encoded by the exons ATGTACAGATCGATCGGTACTACAAAAGCAGGGCTGGTATGGCATGCAACAAGATGCTTATCGCAGCGTGTAGAGATTAAATCGCTGAATTCATCTTCACCCATAGCGTTTAACGTGAATATAATGAAGGCTCCTTCAAACTTTGGATATGCGTCTTCCCGAGTAAATCGGCCATATAATGAAGATCGGTATCAGGCCGGAATTTTGGACATGGATCTCAACATAAAGAAGGTGGGTGACGAAACTTCGAATTCGGTGGATGCTTATTTAAATGGGAGAATCAACAAACTAACCGAACCAGCATACACAAACAACTATCTACATCAAAAAGTTTTTAATTATAGTGTATTTGATGGACATGGAGGTGGAGAATGCAGCGAGTATTTAAAGAGTCATTTGCTTGAAAGCGTTGAAAGGCTCCAAATCACTGAGGAGACAATCGATTTTCTAATGCAGTTttacagaaagaagattggTGGATACTGGAAAAGATGGTATCGGAGAGAAAATCAGCAACTCCTGAATGCGATGGGGCTTGGAAGAGTGCTTAAAGAGAACGAGTCTAAGGAACTGCTGCTAAAGTCCAGAAAACTGCATGATAGCAAGACAAAACTATGGCAACTTCCCGAATTTGCAAGCCAGGTCACACCGTATGATTTTTTCAAGCTTCGTGTGTTTTTAAGCTTCCTCTATGTTGATTATCAATTTCTCACGTACGAGAACATGTTCAACCATACTGAAGAGTATAAAGTTCAACATATTCAAGGATACCAGAACTCAATGACCGGCCAGGAGCAGGTAAAAATGATCAATTCTGGCTCAACCTGCACTTCGGCGTTTATTTATTGCGTGGACAAGGATAATAATGATCCGGACGGCTACTACTTTCATGATAATGTTCTCTCACGACTTTTAGTGGCCCAAGTTGGAGACACGCGTGCAATTCTCTGTGATAAGAATGGTGTTGCACATGCTTTGACTAGAGATCATCATCCGTCCAATCCGACCGAAAGTAGGAGATTGACAAAGTTTTCGGCCAATTTGATCATGACTGATTCGTTCGGCGAAGAGAGATATTTAAATTTGGCCAACACTCGTTCTTTTGGTGATATTTCTGCAAAGGATGTTGGCGTTTCCGCAGAACCCGAGTTCTTTGACTACTTAATAGGGGATCCAGCCAAAATGGAGAAGTACATTCAGACGCATGGGGATCATCTCAAAAAAGTCGGTGTCAAGTGGTTTGGAGGTGACGAATGCTTTTTAGCGTTAGTTTCAGATGGTGTCACAAACTGTATGACTGATCAGGAGGTTGTAGATGTGATTACGTCAACAACTGATGCTAGAGGTACTCCTAAGGAGGCAGCAACACAAGTTGATCACTTTGTTGAAGATGTTGGAGGTGATGATAATGCAACATGTTGCATTGTTAGGTTGAATGGATGGGGAAAGTGGCCTAAAATCGACAGAACCAAGGAGCTTAGAGAAGATAGATTAG TCGACAATGCAGGTAAAACGACCCTACTTGAGGAGGTGAAGTCCCTGTATATACCTAATTACAAAAAGCTTCCAAAAAGCCGAATACTGCCGACAATGGGCCAGAACATTGCAACAGTAAAGGTTGATGGTGtgtatttgaaaatttggGATGTCGGATCACAATCTTCTTTACGAGTGTTATGGAATGAATATTACAATAAAGCGCACGCGATCATCCTTGTTGTGGATTCATGCGATAACGATAGATTACAGAGATGCATAACAGGaatgaaagaaattaaCGCAAATAATCAAGCTGAAGGACTACCTATATTGATGCTAGCAAATAAACAAGACTTGAAATCACCAGATAAAATGGAGTTGGCAAATCTCAAGCAACTTTTCAATCCTGTTGCCGAAAATTTAAATGCACAGGACTCTAGAGTTTTGCCCGTGAGTGCAGTTACCGGGGAAGGTGTGAAAGAAGCAATCGGATGGATTCAGGCTAGAGTTACACGTAACAAACTTAATCGGAAGCCCAACTATAGGAAACACAGGC caatgtTCAGTTTGATTGGCCGCACAATCAGAGTACAGTCTCGCAGAGGGATAACGTTTCAGAAGCTTTTATCACCGCAAATCCGATCTCTTTTCATTCAAACACAAGAAACTCCAAATGAGAATGCTCTGAAGTTTATTCCAAGTGGGGCAGTGCTTCTCCCATCACCAAAGGCACCAactgttgaagttgatggaATAAAGGATGCTCTTGAGAAATCGGAGCTGGCCTTTAAGTTGCTCA TGCTGTTGGGTTACAACTTTTTGACAGTTGTGAAAAAGACAGATGGTGAGATGAAAGATAACAAGAAGGTTCCTGACTGGTCGGTTCTTAAGCCGCAGATATTTTCTATAATGACCGAGCACTTAACTATGGGACGACCTGTTTTGACGGATAAGTATTATGATTACATAGCTGGAAAAATGGCCGACCAGAATCGtaaagaagaggaggaaagagATGCCGAGGAActggaggaggaagatgaagaaattgatCCGAACGATGAGGTCGTAGAGCTTGTAAAAGAGATGCTTGTGACGAGAATCCAACCTGCAATTCAGGAAGATGGTGGAGATATCAAATTTCTGAAATGGGACGGAGAAACCGGAACAGTTTATTTGAGGCTTATTGGAGCCTGCAAATCGTGCTCGAGCAGTGAAAtaactttgaaaaatggaatagAGGAGATGCTCAAATATTACATCGATGAAGTGAAGAGTGTTGAACAAGTGGACGAAGAAGCACTTTCTGAGGATAGTGATCCATCACAGGAGTTTGCCGAACAGCCAAAGAATTTTAAGAATGCGAAGCTGGACGATGTTCCCCCATCACTATAG
- a CDS encoding uncharacterized protein (BUSCO:EOG09263FTE), which yields MVPAAKSILTPLIRSARYYCKGKPFSRTLHSSTIEHRQSTLTDIYKLYNANCPISVITAHDFISGAIADDSEKVDMILIGDSLSMTAKGYRSTLEIPFDEYIYACKSVMRGVNNKFVIADMPFGSVESSDEKCIESAVKIMSIGKIGSVKIEGGKEMAPRIKRLNELGIPVTGHIGLQPQKFNFFGGYKAQGKQACGAQKIYQDALALQEAGCQMIVLECVPHKISKYITEHLEVPTIGIGCGNGTSGQVLVFADLLGMLDAKTGKFVKKYMNFHNDAVAALNSYGADVKSSKFPENAQNGFHISEDEYSEFLELASKVKP from the coding sequence ATGGTGCCAGCTGCTAAATCGATTTTGACTCCGCTCATTAGATCGGCCCGTTATTACTGTAAGGGTAAACCTTTCAGTAGGACGCTTCACAGTTCGACAATCGAACATAGACAGAGCACCTTGACTGATATATACAAGCTATACAATGCAAATTGCCCAATCAGTGTTATCACAGCTCATGATTTCATCAGCGGTGCAATTGCTGATGACAGCGAAAAAGTGGATATGATCCTTATTGGTGATTCTCTATCAATGACAGCTAAGGGATACCGATCCACTTTAGAAATACCGTTTGATgagtatatatatgcatGCAAATCTGTGATGAGAGGTGTGAACAACAAGTTTGTAATTGCGGATATGCCGTTTGGTAGTGTGGAGAGCAGCGATGAGAAATGTATTGAGTCTGCAGTGAAAATCATGAGCATAGGAAAGATTGGTTCAGTTAAGATCGAGGGTGGCAAAGAGATGGCTCCTCGGATCAAAAGGCTGAACGAATTGGGAATACCGGTAACTGGGCATATCGGCTTACAGCCGCAGaaattcaatttctttggTGGTTATAAGGCGCAGGGCAAGCAAGCTTGTGGAgctcaaaaaatatatcaagATGCTTTGGCTTTACAGGAAGCCGGATGTCAGATGATCGTTCTTGAATGTGTTCCTCACAAGATTTCCAAGTACATTACTGAGCATCTAGAAGTTCCTACGATCGGAATTGGGTGCGGAAACGGGACTTCAGGGCAGGTGCTTGTGTTTGCTGATCTTCTTGGTATGCTAGATGCCAAAACGGGAAAGTTCGTgaagaaatatatgaaCTTCCACAATGATGCCGTTGCAGCATTAAATAGCTACGGCGCGGATGTGAAATCGAGCAAGTTTCCAGAGAATGCCCAGAATGGGTTTCACATCTCTGAAGATGAGTACAGCGAGTTTTTAGAGCTCGCAAGTAAAGTTAAGCCATGA
- the TBP1 gene encoding TATA-binding protein (BUSCO:EOG09264HTG) yields MDSLKLPTTAARAKAFTAKGSLAYPMSQTDMKQEQLPVSAKQEKIELPTTSSAVNLPDTKPTNDTNITEEQAESGDAAASGIVPTLQNIVATVNLDCRLELKTIALHARNAEYNPKRFAAVIMRIREPKTTALIFASGKMVVTGAKSEDDSKLAARKYARIIQKLGFNAKFTDFKIQNIVGSCDVKFPIRLEGLAYAHGTFSSYEPELFPGLIYRMVKPKIVLLIFVSGKIVLTGAKQREEIYKAFEAIYPVLSEFRKK; encoded by the coding sequence atggattCACTTAAATTGCCTACTACAGCGGCACGAGCCAAGGCTTTTACAGCTAAGGGGTCACTGGCTTACCCAATGAGCCAGACTGACATGAAGCAAGAACAGCTCCCTGTTTCTgcaaaacaagaaaaaatagaattgCCCACAACTTCTTCTGCAGTGAACCTACCGGATACAAAGCCAACTAATGACACAAACATAACTGAGGAACAGGCAGAGTCTGGTGATGCTGCTGCTTCAGGAATCGTTCCCACATTACAGAATATAGTTGCAACGGTGAATCTGGACTGCCGTTTGGAATTAAAGACTATCGCTTTGCATGCTCGTAACGCAGAATACAATCCAAAGCGTTTTGCAGCCGTTATCATGAGGATTAGAGAGCCAAAGACGACGGCTCTTATCTTCGCTTCGGGAAAGATGGTTGTGACGGGTGCAAAATCAGAGGATGACTCAAAATTGGCAGCCAGAAAGTATGCAAGAATTATTCAGAAGTTGGGATTTAACGCCAAGTTCACGGATTTCAAGATTCAGAATATTGTTGGTTCGTGCGATGTCAAGTTCCCTATTAGACTTGAAGGTTTGGCATACGCACATGGAACTTTCAGTTCTTACGAGCCGGAACTTTTCCCTGGTTTAATTTACCGTATGGTGAAGCCAAAAATTGTCCTTTTGATCTTTGTTTCTGGAAAGATTGTTCTTACTGGTGCAAAGCAGAGAGAGGAGATTTATAAAGCATTCGAAGCTATATATCCAGTGTTGAGCGAGTTTAGGAAGAAATAA